The following are from one region of the Actinopolyspora halophila DSM 43834 genome:
- a CDS encoding NAD(P)H-hydrate dehydratase, with translation MRGVWTPDRIRAAEERLFGTVAEPVVMRRAANGVALHVRRLLGERAGGVAGRHVTLLVGAGNNGGDALWAGALLRGRGVGVTAVLLAPDKTHREGLRALRAAGGRALAAEGGSGLTSEAVGALRRGDVVVDGVVGLSASGGLRPLAAEAVEHVEAPVVAVDLPSGVDPNTGLVEGPAVSAEVTVTFGGLKPCHVLEEGLVRSGRVRLVDIGLAPHLDEPDLTVLDPADAGAAWPVPSPEDDKYSQGVLGVAAGSANFPGAAVLTTGGAVRTASGMVRYAGPAADAVRESWPEVVATGSVGDAGRVQAWGIGPGIGTGSNGREVLARVLEEARPVVADADAITLLARDAALWDARDPDAPLVLTPHDGEFARLAGEQPGDRVAAARETARRYGVLLLLKGNSTVVAAPDGRVLAHPSGHAWPATAGSGDVLTGMLGRLLAAGVDPLWACGCAVLVHARAAEIAATGVVEHGGRVPRAGGDAEDRAEPTVGAPIGASALLAAVPTAIREVRAAATVSAR, from the coding sequence ATGCGCGGAGTGTGGACACCGGACCGGATCAGGGCCGCGGAGGAACGGTTGTTCGGAACCGTGGCTGAACCGGTGGTCATGCGGCGCGCCGCGAACGGGGTGGCACTGCACGTGCGGCGCCTGCTCGGCGAGCGCGCGGGCGGTGTCGCGGGCAGGCACGTGACGCTGCTCGTCGGGGCGGGCAACAACGGTGGTGACGCCCTCTGGGCCGGGGCGCTGCTGCGTGGTCGCGGGGTCGGGGTCACCGCAGTGCTGCTCGCTCCCGACAAGACGCACCGCGAAGGCCTGCGCGCGTTGCGGGCGGCAGGTGGACGTGCCCTGGCGGCGGAGGGAGGTTCCGGCCTGACTTCGGAAGCGGTCGGGGCGCTGCGCCGGGGCGACGTGGTCGTCGACGGAGTGGTGGGACTCTCCGCGAGCGGGGGGCTGCGGCCGCTCGCCGCGGAAGCGGTGGAACACGTCGAGGCCCCGGTGGTGGCCGTGGACCTGCCCAGCGGGGTCGATCCGAACACCGGGCTGGTCGAGGGACCCGCGGTCTCCGCCGAGGTGACGGTCACTTTCGGGGGGCTCAAACCGTGCCACGTGCTCGAGGAGGGGCTGGTGCGCTCCGGCCGGGTGCGGCTCGTCGACATCGGATTGGCTCCTCACCTGGACGAGCCGGACCTCACGGTGCTCGACCCCGCCGACGCCGGTGCCGCGTGGCCCGTGCCCTCCCCTGAGGACGACAAGTACAGCCAGGGCGTGCTCGGCGTGGCCGCCGGTTCGGCCAACTTCCCCGGGGCGGCGGTGCTCACCACGGGAGGGGCCGTGCGGACCGCTTCCGGCATGGTCCGCTACGCGGGTCCCGCCGCCGACGCGGTGCGGGAGAGCTGGCCCGAGGTCGTGGCCACCGGTTCGGTCGGGGACGCGGGGCGAGTGCAGGCCTGGGGAATCGGACCGGGGATCGGCACGGGGAGCAACGGCCGCGAGGTGTTGGCCAGGGTCCTGGAGGAGGCGAGGCCGGTGGTCGCCGACGCGGACGCGATCACCCTGCTCGCTCGTGACGCGGCCCTGTGGGACGCGCGGGACCCGGACGCCCCGCTGGTGCTCACTCCGCACGACGGGGAGTTCGCCAGGTTGGCAGGCGAGCAGCCGGGGGACAGGGTGGCGGCCGCGCGCGAGACGGCCCGGCGCTACGGCGTGTTGCTGCTGTTGAAGGGCAACTCCACGGTCGTGGCGGCCCCCGACGGACGGGTGCTGGCACATCCTTCCGGGCACGCCTGGCCCGCGACGGCCGGCTCGGGGGACGTGCTCACCGGGATGCTCGGCAGGCTGCTCGCTGCCGGTGTGGACCCGTTGTGGGCCTGTGGCTGTGCCGTGCTGGTGCACGCCAGGGCCGCCGAGATCGCCGCGACCGGAGTCGTCGAGCACGGTGGGCGAGTTCCCCGCGCGGGAGGTGATGCGGAAGATCGCGCGGAGCCGACGGTGGGGGCTCCGATCGGTGCCTCGGCGCTGCTGGCCGCGGTGCCGACCGCGATTCGCGAGGTTCGTGCCGCCGCGACCGTTTCGGCGAGGTAG
- the glmS gene encoding glutamine--fructose-6-phosphate transaminase (isomerizing), with amino-acid sequence MCGIVGYLGHRPALDVVIQGLRRLEYRGYDSAGVALLNGSDSLAVERSAGALSNLEERLATSEREHFAGTGGMGHTRWATHGAPTDRNAHPHRDGSERVAVVHNGIIENFAALRTELEADGIELSSDTDSEIVAHLIARAYEGGETAGDLPATLGKIADRLTGAFTLVVTHAAEPERIVAARRSSPLVVGVGDGETFVASDVAAFIEHTRDAVELGQDQVVTITRGGYRVTDFAGVEVETKPFTVDWDLSAAEKGGHDYFMLKEIEEQPEALANTLRGHFSDGVVLDEQRLSEQDLRDIGKVFVVACGTAYHAGLLAKYAIEHWCRIPVEVELASEFRYRDPVLGRDTLVVAISQSGETADTLEAVRHARTQHARVLAISNTNGSQIPRESDAVLYTHAGPEIGVAATKTFLAQIAANYLVGLALAQARGTKYPEELEREFEELAAMPEAVRSALSTVEQTRELAERFAGAKAVLFLGRHVGYPVALEGALKLKELAYMHAEGFAAGELKHGPIALIEDGLPVVVNMPSNKGNSQLHAKLVSNIREIQARGAHTIVIAEEGDDVVRPFADEIIEVPAVPTLLQPLVSAVPLQVLAAEVARNRGYDVDKPRNLAKSVTVE; translated from the coding sequence GTGTGCGGCATTGTGGGTTACCTAGGACATCGCCCTGCTCTTGACGTGGTGATTCAAGGGCTGCGGCGACTGGAGTACCGCGGTTACGACTCCGCGGGCGTCGCCCTGCTGAACGGCTCGGACTCGTTGGCGGTCGAGCGTTCCGCGGGGGCGCTGTCGAACCTGGAGGAACGCCTCGCCACCTCCGAGCGCGAACACTTCGCGGGGACCGGTGGCATGGGGCACACGCGTTGGGCCACGCACGGGGCTCCGACCGATCGCAACGCCCACCCGCACCGCGACGGTTCGGAGCGGGTCGCGGTGGTGCACAACGGGATCATCGAGAACTTCGCGGCGTTGCGCACCGAACTCGAGGCCGACGGGATCGAGCTGAGCAGCGACACGGACAGTGAGATCGTCGCTCACCTGATCGCGCGAGCCTACGAGGGAGGAGAGACCGCCGGTGATCTCCCCGCGACCCTCGGCAAGATCGCCGACCGCCTGACCGGTGCGTTCACCCTGGTGGTCACACACGCCGCCGAACCCGAGCGGATCGTCGCGGCCCGGCGTTCCTCCCCCCTGGTGGTGGGGGTCGGCGACGGCGAGACCTTCGTGGCTTCGGACGTGGCCGCCTTCATCGAGCACACCAGGGACGCGGTCGAGCTCGGTCAGGACCAGGTGGTCACCATCACCAGGGGCGGCTACCGGGTCACCGACTTCGCGGGCGTCGAAGTGGAGACCAAGCCCTTCACCGTGGACTGGGACCTGTCCGCGGCGGAAAAGGGTGGCCACGACTACTTCATGCTCAAGGAGATCGAGGAGCAGCCGGAGGCGCTGGCCAACACGCTGCGCGGTCACTTCTCCGACGGGGTGGTCCTCGACGAGCAGCGGCTCAGCGAACAGGACCTCAGGGACATCGGCAAGGTGTTCGTCGTGGCCTGCGGAACCGCCTACCACGCGGGGCTGCTCGCCAAGTACGCGATCGAGCACTGGTGCCGGATCCCCGTCGAGGTCGAACTGGCCAGCGAGTTCCGCTATCGCGACCCGGTGCTCGGGCGGGACACGCTGGTCGTGGCGATCTCCCAGTCGGGGGAGACGGCCGACACCCTCGAGGCGGTTCGCCACGCGCGCACCCAGCACGCCAGGGTGCTCGCCATCAGCAACACCAACGGTTCGCAGATTCCGCGCGAATCGGACGCCGTGCTCTACACCCACGCGGGCCCGGAGATCGGTGTGGCGGCGACCAAGACGTTCCTCGCCCAGATCGCGGCCAACTACCTGGTGGGGTTGGCGCTGGCCCAGGCACGGGGCACCAAGTACCCCGAGGAGCTCGAGCGCGAGTTCGAGGAGCTGGCTGCCATGCCGGAGGCGGTGCGTTCCGCCCTGTCGACCGTGGAGCAGACGCGCGAGCTGGCCGAGCGGTTCGCCGGAGCGAAGGCGGTGCTGTTCCTCGGCAGGCACGTGGGCTACCCGGTGGCTCTGGAGGGGGCGCTCAAGCTCAAGGAGCTCGCCTACATGCACGCGGAGGGCTTCGCGGCGGGCGAGCTCAAGCACGGCCCGATCGCGCTGATCGAGGACGGTCTGCCCGTGGTGGTGAACATGCCCTCGAACAAGGGGAATTCGCAGCTGCACGCCAAGCTCGTCTCCAACATCCGCGAGATCCAGGCGCGGGGTGCGCACACCATCGTCATCGCCGAGGAGGGCGACGACGTGGTTCGCCCGTTCGCCGACGAGATCATCGAGGTGCCCGCCGTGCCCACGTTGCTGCAACCGCTGGTTTCGGCAGTTCCGCTGCAGGTGCTGGCGGCCGAGGTCGCGCGCAACCGCGGTTACGACGTGGACAAGCCCCGCAACCTCGCCAAGTCGGTGACCGTGGAGTAA
- a CDS encoding dienelactone hydrolase family protein — protein sequence MSHNAKKVLHELAQRGPHDVLHGDLALVGLPGVVCAPRSGRGLAAIAFGHGWLQPPRRYVRLLRHLASWGFVVAAPATHTGPFASHRLFAADLRTALDVCVGVRLGEGEISVDERKLGVAGHAMGAGCAVLAAAEDPRIRAVAGMAPAETMPSAIGAARQISVPGLQLAAEDDLLAPARANAEPISSAWGGPVQLRTLRKAGHLGFTEGRHWSELLLQGRSHYGTQRLSRALLTAFFLRTLVGDKRGQLLLSSDVGGSSIDEEHSTGALAAA from the coding sequence ATGTCCCACAACGCCAAGAAGGTGCTGCACGAGCTCGCTCAGCGCGGACCGCACGACGTACTGCACGGGGATCTCGCTCTGGTCGGACTGCCCGGTGTCGTGTGCGCACCACGCAGCGGGCGCGGACTGGCTGCCATCGCGTTCGGGCACGGCTGGCTACAGCCACCCCGGCGTTACGTCCGACTGCTGCGACACCTGGCCTCCTGGGGGTTCGTGGTGGCGGCGCCCGCAACTCACACGGGACCGTTCGCCTCGCACCGGTTGTTCGCCGCCGACCTGCGTACCGCGCTCGACGTCTGCGTCGGCGTACGGCTCGGCGAGGGCGAGATCAGCGTCGACGAGCGGAAGCTCGGAGTCGCCGGGCACGCCATGGGCGCGGGCTGCGCGGTGTTGGCGGCCGCCGAGGACCCCCGCATCCGCGCGGTCGCCGGTATGGCCCCCGCGGAGACCATGCCCTCCGCGATCGGAGCGGCGCGGCAGATCTCGGTGCCCGGACTGCAGCTGGCCGCCGAGGACGATCTGCTCGCCCCGGCCCGGGCCAACGCGGAGCCGATCTCCTCCGCCTGGGGCGGCCCGGTGCAGCTGCGGACCCTGCGCAAGGCCGGGCACCTCGGCTTCACGGAAGGTCGGCACTGGAGCGAACTGCTGCTGCAGGGCAGATCGCACTACGGGACACAACGGTTGTCCCGCGCACTGCTGACGGCGTTCTTCCTGCGCACACTCGTGGGGGACAAGCGGGGTCAGTTGCTGCTCTCCTCGGATGTCGGGGGATCGAGCATCGACGAGGAGCACAGCACGGGCGCACTGGCCGCGGCCTGA
- a CDS encoding type VII secretion target, whose product MGFTASGSDLSRIAKSFSGSAEEIRSQVQKVADSSVTPDKAGRDFQEQGEAYREALEKIESNIKSFAEHGDRLAQNFDESGKQYQDSDQSGANTIEQVRS is encoded by the coding sequence ATGGGATTCACTGCGTCGGGGAGTGATCTGTCCCGGATAGCTAAATCATTCTCGGGAAGCGCGGAGGAGATACGTTCGCAGGTGCAGAAGGTTGCGGACAGTTCCGTGACTCCCGACAAGGCCGGTAGGGACTTTCAGGAGCAGGGTGAGGCTTACAGGGAAGCACTCGAAAAAATCGAGTCGAACATCAAGAGTTTCGCCGAGCACGGTGATCGGCTCGCGCAGAATTTTGATGAATCCGGTAAGCAGTACCAGGACAGTGACCAGTCCGGTGCCAACACCATCGAGCAGGTTCGGAGCTGA
- the glmM gene encoding phosphoglucosamine mutase, with amino-acid sequence MSRLFGTDGVRGLANADLGPELAMSLTSTAARVLYERDDSRRRVALVGRDPRASGEMLDAAVTAGLASAGADVWRVGVLPTPAVAQLVADTGADLGVMISASHNPMPDNGIKLFAAGGHKLPDAIEDEIAARLDETRDRPTGEHVGRIRELPDALDRYVDHLLSSTSRSLTGLRVVVDCAHGAAAQAAPEAYRRAGADVVALHAEPDGVNINDGVGSTRPERLQEAVVEHSADLGIAHDGDADRCMAVDASGSLVDGDRILAVLALAMRDGGELAEDTVVATVMSNLGLHLAMRENGLKLRTTAVGDRYVLEELRAGGFALGGEQSGHIVLPGHATTGDGLLTALRLMDRMVGTGSSLAELAATMTRLPQSLVNVSVTDKTTAVHAPAVAEAVANAEAELGEHGRVLLRPSGTEQLVRVMVEAPTADRARSTAEQLAEVVGSI; translated from the coding sequence TTGTCCCGTCTGTTCGGCACCGACGGTGTGCGTGGTCTCGCCAATGCCGATCTCGGCCCCGAGCTGGCGATGTCGCTGACGAGCACCGCCGCGCGGGTTCTTTACGAGCGGGACGACTCCCGGCGCCGCGTCGCGCTGGTGGGGCGGGATCCCCGGGCGAGCGGTGAGATGCTCGACGCGGCCGTGACCGCGGGCCTCGCCTCGGCAGGCGCGGACGTGTGGCGGGTCGGTGTGCTGCCGACCCCGGCCGTGGCTCAGCTGGTCGCCGACACCGGGGCCGATCTCGGAGTCATGATCTCGGCTTCGCACAATCCGATGCCGGACAACGGCATCAAGTTGTTCGCGGCGGGCGGGCACAAGCTCCCCGATGCCATCGAGGACGAGATCGCCGCGCGCCTGGACGAGACGCGGGACCGACCGACGGGCGAGCACGTGGGCAGGATCCGCGAACTGCCCGACGCGCTGGACCGTTACGTCGATCACCTGCTGAGCTCGACCTCGCGTTCACTGACCGGGTTGCGCGTTGTGGTGGACTGCGCGCACGGTGCGGCCGCGCAAGCGGCACCGGAGGCCTACCGGAGAGCCGGTGCGGACGTCGTCGCGCTGCACGCCGAGCCGGACGGGGTGAACATCAACGACGGGGTCGGTTCCACCCGTCCCGAGCGGCTGCAGGAGGCGGTGGTCGAGCACTCCGCCGACCTGGGGATCGCGCACGACGGGGACGCCGACCGGTGCATGGCGGTGGACGCGTCCGGGTCGCTGGTCGACGGTGATCGGATACTGGCCGTGTTGGCGCTGGCCATGCGTGACGGGGGTGAACTGGCCGAGGACACCGTGGTGGCCACGGTGATGAGCAACCTCGGGCTGCACCTGGCCATGCGCGAGAACGGGCTCAAGCTGCGCACCACGGCGGTCGGGGACCGTTACGTGCTGGAGGAGCTGCGCGCGGGCGGATTCGCTCTCGGGGGGGAGCAGTCCGGTCACATCGTGCTTCCCGGGCACGCGACCACCGGGGACGGCTTGCTCACGGCGCTGCGCCTGATGGATCGCATGGTCGGCACGGGCAGTTCCCTGGCCGAGCTGGCCGCGACCATGACCCGGTTGCCGCAGAGCCTGGTCAACGTGTCGGTGACGGACAAGACGACCGCTGTTCACGCTCCCGCCGTCGCCGAGGCCGTGGCGAACGCGGAGGCCGAGCTGGGGGAGCACGGGCGGGTGCTGTTGCGCCCCTCGGGCACCGAGCAGCTCGTGCGAGTGATGGTGGAGGCGCCGACGGCTGATCGGGCCCGGAGCACGGCCGAGCAGTTGGCCGAAGTCGTTGGCTCGATCTGA
- the rpsI gene encoding 30S ribosomal protein S9, producing the protein MTEGYEEEHVSTPETDEAPAPEVLDSEVPADEPAPEAFPQEMAPIPSGRPIQTVGRRKTAIVRVRLVPGTGRFVLNGKSMDEYMPNRVHQNIAREPLELLERTEGFDVFANLTGGGPSGQAGALRMAIARALVAYQPDDRPTLKKAGMLTRDPRAKERKKYSLKKARKSPQYSKR; encoded by the coding sequence GTGACCGAGGGATACGAGGAAGAGCACGTGAGCACTCCAGAGACCGACGAAGCCCCGGCTCCCGAGGTCCTCGATTCAGAGGTCCCGGCGGACGAGCCGGCCCCTGAGGCCTTCCCTCAGGAGATGGCACCGATTCCGTCCGGCAGGCCGATCCAGACCGTCGGGCGGCGCAAGACGGCGATCGTGCGGGTTCGGTTGGTTCCCGGGACCGGTCGGTTCGTCCTCAACGGCAAGTCGATGGACGAGTACATGCCGAACCGGGTGCACCAGAACATCGCCCGTGAGCCGCTGGAGCTGTTGGAGCGCACGGAGGGCTTCGACGTCTTCGCCAACCTGACCGGTGGCGGACCCTCCGGCCAGGCCGGTGCGCTGCGGATGGCTATCGCCCGTGCCCTGGTGGCCTACCAGCCGGACGACCGCCCCACCCTGAAGAAGGCGGGCATGCTCACCCGCGATCCCAGGGCCAAGGAACGTAAGAAGTACAGCCTCAAGAAGGCCAGGAAGTCCCCGCAGTACAGCAAGCGGTGA
- the rplM gene encoding 50S ribosomal protein L13: MRTYSPKAGEVTHAWHVIDAENVVLGRLATQAATLLRGKHKPTYAPHMDTGDFVVIVNADKVALTGKKRDQAFVYRHSGYPGGLKKHSFGEMLDNKPERLLERTIKGMLPKGKLGRAMGKKLRVYAGPEHPHQSQQPQPFEIETRAKK; this comes from the coding sequence GTGCGCACGTACAGCCCGAAGGCCGGCGAGGTGACCCACGCCTGGCATGTGATCGACGCCGAGAACGTGGTGCTCGGCCGGCTGGCCACCCAGGCCGCCACGCTGCTGCGTGGCAAGCACAAGCCGACCTACGCTCCGCACATGGACACCGGCGACTTCGTCGTCATCGTCAATGCCGACAAGGTCGCCCTCACCGGGAAGAAGCGCGATCAGGCCTTCGTCTACCGGCACAGTGGTTATCCCGGCGGCCTGAAGAAACACTCCTTCGGCGAGATGCTCGACAACAAGCCCGAGCGTCTGCTGGAGAGGACGATCAAGGGCATGCTGCCCAAGGGCAAGCTCGGCCGCGCGATGGGCAAGAAGCTCAGGGTGTACGCCGGGCCGGAGCATCCGCACCAGTCGCAGCAGCCGCAGCCCTTCGAGATCGAAACGAGGGCCAAGAAGTGA
- a CDS encoding WXG100 family type VII secretion target: MSGIQVDFGQLSAGAESLNQAATKIQSELDELEQMLKPLVEAWDGDAKEQYFEAQRKWNESAQNMREIAAKMGMAVNAANESYQAGERANAAKFGG, from the coding sequence ATGTCTGGAATCCAGGTTGACTTCGGCCAGCTCAGCGCGGGTGCGGAGAGCTTGAACCAGGCCGCGACCAAGATCCAGTCCGAGCTGGACGAGCTGGAGCAGATGCTCAAGCCGCTGGTCGAGGCCTGGGACGGTGATGCCAAGGAGCAGTACTTCGAGGCCCAGCGCAAGTGGAACGAGTCCGCGCAGAACATGCGCGAGATCGCGGCCAAGATGGGGATGGCCGTCAACGCGGCCAACGAGTCCTACCAGGCCGGGGAGCGGGCCAACGCCGCGAAGTTCGGCGGCTGA
- a CDS encoding WXG100 family type VII secretion target — MAQGFGTDAELMQKSAAQVEEVRNNVDQAVNKLQGEIDPVIASWHGNASRTFQKLMDQFRENANTITTQLQEISDNIKSSGQDYAQRDEEQAAEVSKIEGMLNG; from the coding sequence ATGGCCCAGGGATTTGGGACCGACGCGGAGTTGATGCAGAAGTCCGCGGCTCAGGTCGAGGAGGTCCGCAACAACGTCGACCAGGCCGTGAACAAGCTGCAGGGCGAGATCGACCCGGTTATCGCCTCCTGGCACGGCAACGCGAGCCGGACCTTCCAGAAGCTGATGGACCAGTTCCGCGAGAACGCGAACACCATCACCACGCAGCTGCAGGAAATCAGCGACAACATCAAGAGTTCCGGCCAGGACTACGCCCAGCGTGACGAGGAACAGGCCGCCGAGGTCTCCAAGATCGAGGGCATGCTCAACGGCTGA
- a CDS encoding type VII secretion-associated protein translates to MTLHVAVDFGTSSTCTVASLDGGEPHVVVVDGQPLVSSAVFAAEDGTLFVGQEAERQAAVDPARFEPHPKRRIDEGELLLGETVLTVGEVIRAVLTRGVDEARRYAGGAGVELLVLTHPADWGVVRTDRLRRAASGMASEIVLVPEPVGAAVFHSVGYGTPDGAALAVLDLGGGTVDASLVRRSGDTFRVQATRGEPDFGGADIDQALLEHIGDIVESSDPEAWRQLVEGRDMTDRRRRRVLRQDVRGAKETLSRHSYTDVPLPPPFSDAHVTRSDLESLIVDSLGGVTELVREVLREGGVTEDERAGVFLVGGSSRVPLVARLIHERTGTVPTTLDQPETVVARGALRAIRTAPGHGRTRRLRVPNGGPKGTDPPRSGPAPPAHGGRADGSAARAVPAGSGPRRAAPPSPAARPLPGAWSAPGAGRANVAGSNEPTTRVPGGTGSGRRRRLAWWIGGSAVLLLGITVVLGWVLLPHFGNGASGGGAERSSTSREVGMPSGRAARYGYDFEYPKEWHQGGGSPELWETRIRPPGAGSTPDRLISVRAGELDYDVEANRGRSVRELRRSFDKRVSEGDELSGFEPDGEFAGERVVHYEERVEGAVVDWYLLHRGNTRLSVGCQYGPSRGEPVRSACAQVVRTVTAR, encoded by the coding sequence GTGACCCTGCACGTCGCTGTGGACTTCGGCACCTCGAGTACCTGCACCGTCGCCTCCCTCGACGGAGGTGAACCGCACGTCGTGGTCGTCGACGGGCAACCGTTGGTTTCCTCCGCCGTGTTCGCCGCGGAGGACGGCACGTTGTTCGTGGGACAGGAAGCGGAGCGGCAGGCCGCTGTGGACCCGGCCCGTTTCGAGCCGCACCCGAAGCGGCGGATCGACGAGGGTGAGCTGCTGCTCGGCGAAACCGTTCTCACCGTCGGCGAAGTCATTCGAGCCGTGCTGACCAGGGGCGTGGACGAGGCGCGTCGCTACGCGGGCGGTGCCGGGGTGGAGCTGCTGGTGCTGACCCACCCCGCGGACTGGGGCGTCGTGCGGACCGACCGGTTGCGCAGGGCCGCGAGTGGTATGGCGTCCGAGATCGTGCTGGTTCCCGAGCCCGTCGGGGCCGCGGTGTTCCACTCCGTCGGTTACGGAACGCCCGACGGAGCGGCGCTGGCCGTGCTCGATCTCGGCGGGGGGACGGTGGACGCCAGCCTGGTGCGCAGGTCCGGGGACACCTTCCGGGTGCAGGCCACCCGGGGCGAACCGGACTTCGGCGGGGCGGACATCGATCAGGCGCTGCTCGAGCACATCGGCGACATCGTGGAGTCGTCCGATCCGGAGGCCTGGCGACAGCTCGTCGAGGGGCGGGACATGACCGATCGTCGGCGCAGGAGGGTGCTGCGTCAGGACGTTCGTGGAGCCAAGGAAACGTTGTCCAGGCACAGCTACACCGATGTGCCGTTGCCTCCGCCGTTCTCCGACGCTCATGTCACCCGCTCGGATCTGGAGTCACTGATCGTCGATTCCCTGGGCGGTGTCACCGAGCTGGTGCGGGAGGTGCTTCGGGAAGGCGGGGTGACCGAGGACGAACGGGCCGGGGTGTTCCTCGTCGGCGGTTCGAGCAGGGTGCCGCTGGTGGCGCGGTTGATTCACGAGCGGACCGGGACAGTTCCGACCACTTTGGACCAACCGGAGACCGTGGTCGCCCGGGGTGCGCTGCGCGCGATACGCACGGCCCCCGGTCACGGGCGGACCAGGAGGTTGCGGGTCCCGAACGGGGGTCCGAAGGGGACGGACCCACCGCGGAGCGGTCCCGCGCCACCGGCGCACGGTGGGCGCGCGGACGGATCCGCGGCTCGTGCGGTGCCCGCGGGATCCGGGCCGCGCCGAGCGGCTCCGCCGAGCCCCGCCGCCCGGCCCCTTCCGGGCGCTTGGAGCGCTCCCGGTGCGGGACGGGCGAACGTCGCGGGGTCGAACGAGCCGACCACGCGAGTGCCCGGCGGAACCGGTTCCGGACGGCGCCGGAGGCTCGCCTGGTGGATCGGTGGTTCCGCCGTGCTACTGCTCGGGATCACGGTCGTTCTGGGCTGGGTGCTCCTCCCGCACTTCGGGAACGGCGCCTCCGGGGGTGGTGCGGAGCGCTCGTCCACGAGCAGGGAAGTCGGGATGCCGAGCGGCAGAGCGGCGCGCTACGGGTACGACTTCGAGTACCCGAAGGAGTGGCACCAGGGCGGGGGGTCTCCCGAGCTGTGGGAGACGCGCATCCGGCCGCCGGGAGCGGGCTCGACCCCGGACCGGCTGATCTCGGTTCGCGCGGGCGAACTGGACTACGATGTCGAGGCGAACCGCGGGCGCTCGGTGCGTGAACTGCGCAGGAGCTTCGACAAGCGCGTCTCCGAGGGGGACGAGTTGTCCGGATTCGAGCCGGACGGCGAATTCGCGGGAGAACGAGTCGTTCACTACGAGGAACGCGTCGAAGGGGCAGTCGTGGACTGGTACCTGCTGCATCGCGGGAACACGCGGCTCAGCGTCGGGTGCCAGTACGGACCGTCGCGCGGGGAACCCGTTCGGAGTGCCTGCGCACAGGTCGTGCGGACCGTAACCGCCCGGTGA